Proteins from a single region of Caloramator sp. E03:
- a CDS encoding 6-phospho-beta-glucosidase, giving the protein MDGIKIVTIGGGSSYTPELVEGFIKRYEELPVRELWLVDIEEGKEKLEIVSNLARRMVKKAGVPINIYTTLNRREALSGADFVTTQIRVGLLDARIKDERIPLSHGYIGQETNGAGGMFKGLRTIPVILDIDKDMAELCPDAWLINFANPSGMVTEAVLRYGRKNKKVIGLCNVPIGMEMTIAKGLGVEHSRIRIDFAGLNHMVFGLKVYLDGKDITEEIINRMANGEIGPSVKNIKDIEWSKEFVKGLGVIPCPYHRYYFQKKTMLDNELEEFSKGETRSEVVKRLEDELFELYKDPNLEVKPPQLEKRGGAYYSDAACRLISSIYNDKRDIQPVNTMNNGAIAGIPAESAVEVSCVITKEGPKPITIGELPVAVNGLVQQIKSFERLTIEAAITGDYNKALVAMTINPLVQSERMAKVLLDELLEAHKDYLPNFKDYFEKKDNNNL; this is encoded by the coding sequence ATGGATGGGATTAAAATTGTAACCATAGGTGGAGGATCAAGCTATACACCTGAACTTGTAGAAGGTTTTATAAAAAGATATGAAGAGCTTCCTGTAAGGGAACTTTGGCTTGTTGACATAGAAGAGGGAAAAGAAAAGTTAGAGATTGTAAGTAACCTTGCAAGAAGAATGGTAAAAAAAGCTGGTGTGCCAATTAATATATATACAACACTAAATAGAAGGGAAGCACTTTCAGGGGCTGATTTTGTAACAACGCAAATAAGAGTAGGTTTACTTGATGCAAGAATAAAAGATGAGAGAATTCCTTTAAGCCATGGATATATAGGTCAGGAAACAAATGGTGCTGGAGGAATGTTTAAAGGGTTAAGGACAATACCTGTAATACTTGATATAGATAAAGATATGGCAGAACTTTGTCCCGATGCATGGCTTATTAATTTTGCAAACCCATCAGGAATGGTTACTGAAGCTGTACTTAGATACGGAAGAAAAAATAAAAAAGTAATAGGACTTTGTAATGTACCAATTGGCATGGAAATGACAATTGCAAAGGGATTAGGTGTTGAGCATAGCAGGATAAGGATTGATTTTGCGGGGCTTAACCATATGGTATTTGGATTAAAAGTTTATCTAGATGGTAAGGATATAACAGAAGAAATAATAAATAGAATGGCTAATGGTGAAATAGGTCCTTCTGTAAAGAACATTAAAGATATTGAGTGGTCAAAGGAATTTGTAAAAGGTTTAGGCGTAATTCCTTGTCCATACCATAGATATTATTTCCAGAAAAAGACTATGCTTGATAATGAATTAGAGGAGTTTTCAAAGGGTGAAACCAGATCAGAGGTTGTAAAACGTCTTGAGGATGAATTGTTTGAATTATATAAAGATCCAAACCTTGAAGTTAAACCACCTCAACTTGAGAAAAGAGGAGGAGCTTATTACAGCGATGCAGCTTGCAGGTTGATAAGTTCAATTTATAATGACAAGAGAGATATACAGCCTGTAAATACTATGAATAATGGAGCTATAGCTGGGATACCTGCAGAATCAGCAGTAGAAGTAAGCTGTGTTATAACAAAGGAAGGTCCAAAACCTATAACAATAGGAGAGCTTCCAGTAGCTGTAAATGGTTTGGTTCAACAAATAAAATCCTTTGAAAGGTTAACTATTGAGGCGGCAATTACAGGAGATTATAATAAGGCTTTGGTTGCAATGACAATTAATCCACTGGTTCAATCTGAGAGAATGGCTAAAGTACTTCTTGATGAATTGTTAGAAGCTCATAAAGATTATTTACCGAATTTTAAGGACTATTTTGAGAAAAAAGATAATAACAATCTTTAA
- a CDS encoding PTS sugar transporter subunit IIC yields MESTKFTDRMITMIMKFVNTKAIIALKDGIMYTLPLTMVGSVFLLLAQIPYQPFNDFMAGIFGNNWTDPLFQIYGVTFEIIAFAACMGIAYVYTKNEGFEGLPASIIALVSFLGLNNSYVTVTGADNKAIKVGSVIDKAWTGGKGMVTAIIVGLLVGYVYSLLLKKKVTIKLPEGVPQGVVNQFTALIPAAVIFTGVFLIYIFFKVALNTTFIEWIYKVLQTPLQGMTDSIGGVIITTALVSILWWFGVHGAAIVLGVVQGLYTANELANQAIINSGKALTIANGAHIMTNQLWSGYVAITGSGLTIGLVIAMIFAGKSTQSKTLGKLAIWPALFNINEPVTFGFPIVMNPFMFLPFVLVPVVSAVATYFMVRIGFLHPFTAVEPPWTTPPIIYGFIVNGWRGALWQIVVMAWSTVAYFPFFKRQDALNLKAEQETLEAEQGLSM; encoded by the coding sequence ATGGAATCGACGAAGTTTACTGACAGAATGATAACCATGATCATGAAATTTGTCAACACAAAGGCTATTATTGCATTGAAAGACGGAATTATGTACACATTACCTTTAACTATGGTTGGATCTGTATTCCTGCTACTTGCTCAAATCCCATATCAGCCATTTAATGATTTTATGGCAGGAATCTTTGGAAACAACTGGACTGATCCTTTATTCCAAATCTATGGCGTTACTTTTGAAATCATAGCTTTTGCAGCATGTATGGGTATAGCTTATGTTTATACAAAGAATGAAGGATTTGAAGGCTTACCTGCCTCAATAATAGCACTTGTATCATTTTTAGGTCTTAATAATTCTTATGTTACAGTTACAGGAGCAGACAACAAAGCTATAAAAGTAGGAAGCGTTATAGACAAAGCTTGGACAGGCGGTAAAGGTATGGTAACAGCTATAATAGTTGGACTACTAGTAGGGTATGTATATTCATTATTACTTAAAAAGAAAGTTACCATTAAATTGCCTGAAGGTGTTCCACAGGGTGTTGTTAACCAGTTTACAGCTTTAATACCTGCAGCTGTTATATTTACAGGTGTTTTCCTCATATATATTTTCTTTAAGGTTGCACTTAATACTACATTTATTGAATGGATATATAAAGTATTACAAACTCCACTTCAGGGTATGACAGATTCTATAGGAGGAGTAATAATTACTACAGCACTTGTTTCTATTCTTTGGTGGTTTGGTGTTCATGGAGCAGCAATAGTTTTAGGTGTTGTACAAGGTTTATATACTGCAAATGAATTAGCAAACCAGGCTATTATAAATAGTGGTAAGGCTTTAACTATTGCAAATGGAGCTCATATTATGACAAATCAGCTATGGTCCGGTTACGTAGCTATTACAGGTTCAGGATTAACTATAGGTCTTGTAATTGCAATGATTTTTGCAGGTAAGTCAACCCAGTCTAAGACTTTAGGTAAATTAGCTATATGGCCTGCTTTATTCAATATCAATGAGCCTGTTACCTTCGGATTCCCAATAGTTATGAACCCATTTATGTTCCTACCATTTGTTTTAGTACCTGTTGTTTCAGCAGTAGCAACGTATTTTATGGTTAGAATAGGCTTCTTGCATCCTTTTACAGCTGTTGAGCCACCATGGACAACACCTCCAATAATTTATGGATTTATTGTTAATGGATGGAGAGGAGCATTATGGCAGATAGTAGTAATGGCATGGTCTACAGTTGCATACTTCCCATTCTTTAAGAGACAGGATGCACTTAATCTTAAGGCAGAACAAGAAACATTAGAGGCAGAGCAAGGTTTAAGCATGTAA
- a CDS encoding Hsp20/alpha crystallin family protein, producing MFDLVPFRRINNDIFDLYNDMEKNFLQNFNLDFPSFKTDIVDKGDKFVLEADLPGFNKEDIDIDIDGNRLTISAKHSEKREENKDNYIRRERRFGSFVRSFDVSNIKTDEIKAEYKNGVLTLELPKINKENKSGRKINIQ from the coding sequence ATGTTTGATTTAGTTCCCTTTAGAAGAATTAACAATGACATCTTTGACCTTTATAATGATATGGAAAAAAACTTTCTGCAAAACTTTAATTTAGACTTTCCATCCTTTAAAACCGATATAGTAGATAAAGGGGATAAATTTGTACTTGAAGCTGATTTGCCAGGTTTTAACAAAGAAGACATTGATATAGACATAGATGGAAACAGGCTTACAATTTCAGCAAAGCATAGTGAAAAAAGAGAGGAAAACAAAGATAACTACATTAGAAGAGAAAGAAGATTTGGATCCTTCGTAAGAAGCTTTGATGTTTCTAACATTAAAACCGATGAAATAAAGGCAGAATATAAAAATGGAGTTTTAACCCTTGAACTTCCAAAGATAAACAAAGAAAACAAAAGTGGAAGGAAAATAAACATACAATAA
- a CDS encoding Cof-type HAD-IIB family hydrolase: MYKLVCIDMDGTLLNSKREISDINKSALKKAFDMGVHIVITTGRIYLNAEYYSDLIGIKSPIIASNGAIIKEKGSNEFIYKAVIPKEINLQILEICNKYKLYPRFHTITDIYYSDSLFNFMNLMFYFSFALKVKSKDHRVRMHYIKSKRKWHEVFNLKKEDIVKCEIYSFDKEKIKNVYDELKKIGSIKVVPGFNSLEITRKDVSKGSAIKFLAEKYKIKREEIVAIGDSENDIEMIQYAGFGVAMGNAIKAVKEKANYITTSNDEDGVAKVINEFIINSEEKYA, from the coding sequence ATGTATAAGTTAGTATGTATTGATATGGACGGAACGTTATTAAACAGTAAAAGGGAAATTTCTGATATAAATAAGAGTGCCTTAAAAAAAGCTTTTGATATGGGTGTTCACATTGTAATTACTACTGGAAGGATATATCTAAATGCAGAATATTATTCTGATTTAATAGGTATCAAATCCCCTATAATTGCTTCCAATGGAGCTATTATTAAGGAAAAGGGAAGTAATGAGTTTATTTATAAAGCTGTAATACCTAAGGAAATAAATCTCCAAATACTGGAGATATGTAATAAATATAAGCTTTATCCTCGATTTCATACTATAACAGATATTTATTATAGTGATAGCCTTTTTAATTTTATGAATCTAATGTTTTATTTCTCATTTGCTTTAAAAGTTAAGTCAAAGGATCATAGGGTACGAATGCATTATATTAAAAGTAAAAGAAAATGGCATGAAGTTTTTAACTTAAAAAAAGAGGATATAGTTAAGTGTGAAATCTATAGTTTTGATAAGGAAAAAATAAAAAATGTCTATGATGAGCTGAAAAAAATAGGGTCAATTAAAGTTGTACCTGGATTTAACAGCTTAGAAATTACTCGTAAAGATGTATCAAAAGGATCAGCCATAAAATTCTTAGCTGAAAAGTATAAAATAAAAAGAGAAGAAATAGTTGCCATTGGAGATAGTGAAAATGATATTGAAATGATTCAGTATGCAGGATTTGGTGTTGCTATGGGAAATGCAATTAAAGCTGTTAAGGAAAAAGCTAATTATATAACAACATCTAATGACGAGGATGGAGTAGCAAAGGTAATAAATGAATTTATCATTAATTCAGAAGAAAAATATGCATAA
- a CDS encoding IS6 family transposase, whose translation MCKSLNKISCPRCHSQNLYRFGKDKAGNQKYQCKDCRRQFTLEDYRGKKNRVLRGYPRCPVCGRGTYLHHDYEYYSHYTCNSKKCGHSIYVAKPINIPSASCELIKGKTDFKRMRFPLFLILTALNLYYLNGSSTRRISQFFKLTYNVKFSHVTIASWCKKFAPIFLSIANRLTENLDLSASDEWHADETVVFINGKKHYLWLIIDSETRMVLGFNLSPSRDASQAFSLFKSASKFGCPSAIVTDRLGSYNLATKTIFNTSKHIKVQSFKDDISNNLLEAFNDTFKDWYKRKRGFKSFESANTLIAMFIFHYNFLRPHYSLNNLTPAQVAGILVDEKNINNWLLSA comes from the coding sequence ATGTGCAAGTCATTGAATAAAATTTCATGTCCAAGATGCCATAGTCAAAATCTCTATCGCTTTGGGAAAGACAAAGCAGGTAATCAAAAATATCAATGTAAAGACTGTAGACGTCAGTTTACTCTTGAAGATTATAGGGGCAAGAAAAATCGTGTATTGAGAGGGTATCCTCGTTGTCCTGTTTGTGGTAGAGGTACTTATTTGCACCATGATTATGAGTACTATTCCCATTATACTTGCAACTCTAAAAAATGTGGTCATTCTATTTATGTTGCAAAACCTATTAATATACCCTCTGCATCTTGTGAATTAATTAAAGGAAAGACAGATTTTAAAAGAATGAGATTTCCATTATTTTTAATTCTTACTGCACTTAACCTCTATTATCTAAATGGTTCTTCAACAAGAAGAATATCTCAATTTTTTAAACTAACCTACAATGTCAAATTTTCTCATGTAACTATTGCATCTTGGTGCAAAAAATTTGCTCCAATTTTTCTAAGTATAGCTAATAGACTTACTGAAAATCTTGATTTAAGTGCATCTGATGAATGGCATGCCGACGAAACTGTCGTTTTTATTAATGGTAAAAAACATTATCTTTGGTTAATTATAGATTCAGAAACCAGAATGGTTCTTGGTTTTAATTTATCTCCTTCAAGAGATGCTTCTCAAGCTTTTTCCTTGTTTAAATCTGCAAGTAAGTTTGGATGTCCATCGGCTATTGTGACCGATAGATTAGGCTCATATAATCTTGCTACTAAAACTATTTTTAACACTTCAAAACACATAAAAGTTCAATCATTTAAAGATGATATATCCAACAACTTGCTAGAAGCTTTTAATGATACATTTAAAGACTGGTATAAACGTAAAAGAGGTTTTAAATCATTTGAAAGTGCAAACACTCTAATAGCAATGTTTATTTTCCATTATAATTTTTTAAGACCTCACTATTCTTTAAACAATCTAACTCCTGCACAAGTTGCTGGTATTTTAGTTGATGAAAAAAATATTAATAACTGGCTTCTGTCTGCTTAA
- a CDS encoding PTS lactose/cellobiose transporter subunit IIA produces MNIEQTVMELIISSGEARAYAYEALSKAREGKFEEAEKLISKANDVIDRTHNIQTSLLQKEASGEHVEVSILFVHAQDHLMTAISEKNLICQIIELTKDINKLLAEK; encoded by the coding sequence ATGAATATAGAACAAACAGTAATGGAATTGATTATTAGCTCAGGTGAAGCAAGGGCTTATGCCTATGAGGCATTATCAAAAGCAAGAGAAGGCAAGTTTGAAGAGGCTGAAAAACTAATTAGCAAAGCAAATGATGTAATAGATAGGACTCACAATATACAAACTTCTTTATTACAAAAAGAAGCAAGTGGAGAGCATGTGGAAGTATCAATTTTATTTGTACATGCACAGGATCATTTGATGACTGCAATTTCTGAAAAAAATCTTATATGTCAGATAATTGAATTAACAAAGGATATAAATAAATTATTAGCTGAAAAATAA
- a CDS encoding PTS sugar transporter subunit IIB has product MIKIVLFCAAGMSTSVLVTKMEKAAKEKGIDVKVEAFPESQMEKHLDGVSVVLLGPQVRFMLPKAKQICEPLGIPVDVIAPQDYGMMNGAKVLENALKLIGKK; this is encoded by the coding sequence ATGATTAAAATTGTATTATTTTGTGCAGCAGGTATGTCAACAAGTGTTTTGGTAACTAAGATGGAAAAAGCTGCAAAAGAAAAAGGGATTGATGTTAAAGTCGAGGCATTTCCAGAATCTCAAATGGAAAAACACTTAGATGGGGTGTCAGTTGTACTGCTTGGACCACAGGTTAGGTTTATGCTACCAAAGGCAAAGCAAATATGTGAACCCTTAGGTATTCCTGTTGATGTTATTGCTCCACAGGATTATGGTATGATGAATGGAGCCAAGGTTTTAGAAAATGCATTGAAATTAATTGGAAAAAAATAA
- a CDS encoding glycoside hydrolase family 1 protein, which yields MYHKKLKPFPKDFLWGASTSAYQVEGAYNEDGKGMSVIDMGKHPEGTTDFKVASDHYHHYKEDIALFAEMGFKAYRFSIAWTRIFPEGTGEVNPKGIAFYNDLINELISHNIEPIVTMYHFDLPYALQQKGGWSNRETIDAFENYARTLFLNFGDRVKYWLTINEQNMMILHGAAIGIVDKNVKNIEKELYQQNHNMFLAQAKAMKLCHELCPNAKIGPAPNISAIYPASSKPEDVLAAANLSSIRNWLYLDMAVFGRYNSKAWSYLEEKGYTPEIKDGDMEILKGANPDFIAFNYYSTSTVAESKNDEWDKTSIGDQQIVIGEQGVYRGVKNPYLEKTQFGWEIDPVGFRNTLCEMNERYNLPLLVTENGLGAFDKLEEGDVVNDDYRIDFLRKHIEQAQLAITDGVKLIGYCPWSAIDLVSTHQGFAKRYGFIYVNRDEFDLKDLRRIRKKSFYWYKKVISTNGEDLK from the coding sequence ATGTATCATAAAAAACTAAAGCCTTTCCCAAAGGATTTTTTATGGGGTGCGTCAACATCAGCTTATCAGGTAGAAGGTGCCTATAATGAAGATGGAAAAGGGATGTCGGTTATAGACATGGGAAAACATCCTGAAGGTACCACGGATTTTAAAGTTGCAAGTGATCATTATCATCATTATAAAGAAGATATTGCATTATTTGCTGAAATGGGTTTTAAAGCATATAGATTTTCAATTGCATGGACAAGAATTTTCCCTGAAGGAACAGGAGAGGTTAATCCAAAGGGGATTGCTTTTTATAATGATTTAATAAATGAATTAATATCACATAATATAGAACCAATTGTAACAATGTATCACTTCGATTTACCTTATGCTTTGCAGCAAAAAGGTGGCTGGTCAAACAGGGAGACAATTGATGCTTTTGAGAATTATGCAAGAACTTTATTCTTGAATTTTGGAGATAGGGTAAAATATTGGCTTACTATAAATGAACAAAATATGATGATTTTGCATGGAGCAGCTATAGGAATAGTTGACAAAAATGTAAAAAATATTGAGAAAGAATTATATCAGCAAAATCATAATATGTTTTTAGCACAGGCAAAAGCAATGAAGTTATGTCATGAATTATGTCCAAATGCAAAAATTGGTCCTGCACCTAATATTTCAGCTATTTATCCTGCAAGTTCAAAACCTGAAGATGTACTTGCAGCTGCAAATCTATCATCAATTCGAAACTGGCTCTATCTTGATATGGCTGTATTTGGAAGATATAATAGCAAAGCCTGGAGTTATTTGGAGGAAAAAGGTTATACACCTGAGATTAAAGATGGTGATATGGAAATTTTAAAGGGTGCAAATCCAGATTTTATAGCATTTAACTATTATTCAACATCAACTGTAGCAGAAAGTAAAAATGATGAATGGGATAAAACATCTATTGGAGATCAGCAAATTGTAATAGGAGAACAGGGAGTTTATCGTGGAGTAAAGAATCCTTATTTAGAAAAAACACAATTTGGATGGGAAATAGATCCTGTGGGCTTTAGAAATACGTTGTGTGAAATGAATGAAAGATATAATCTGCCGTTATTGGTAACTGAAAATGGGTTGGGGGCCTTTGATAAGTTAGAAGAAGGTGATGTAGTAAATGATGATTATCGTATAGATTTTTTGCGAAAACACATCGAACAAGCCCAATTGGCAATTACAGATGGAGTAAAATTAATTGGATACTGTCCATGGTCAGCTATTGACCTTGTAAGTACGCATCAGGGTTTTGCAAAACGCTATGGTTTTATATATGTTAACAGGGATGAATTTGATTTAAAAGATTTACGCCGTATAAGAAAGAAGAGCTTCTATTGGTATAAAAAGGTTATTAGTACTAATGGAGAGGATTTAAAGTAG